A window from Carassius gibelio isolate Cgi1373 ecotype wild population from Czech Republic chromosome B3, carGib1.2-hapl.c, whole genome shotgun sequence encodes these proteins:
- the LOC127951937 gene encoding gastrula zinc finger protein XlCGF7.1-like, whose translation MAFIKEETEEVKIEETLSLKQEDTEEQTDLMPLKEESQEVNVKKEHNLYENFDFTTGEKTSGCSLTEKTSTQNRSRSCIQCGKFFSSHTYLDVHMRIHKGEKPFTCKQCGRSFTAKGSLNRHMSIHTREKQFTCKQCGKHFSKKGHLKDHMSVHTAKRPFICSQCGKGFYQRKILEKHETLYCRQKPYICPYCEKSFRHKAKLNTHLRTHTGENMFKCDQCGKSFRYKATLNTHLRDHTGENPFVCDQCGKGFRSKVNLTMHKRVHIVHKPDGPEMSVAIPSVAHCFLLKK comes from the exons ATGGCCtttattaaagaggagactgAAGAAgtgaagattgaagaaacattgaGTCTGAAAcaagaagatactgaggaacaaacag ACCTGATGCCACTGAAAGAGGAGAGTCAAGAAGTGAATGTAAAGAAAGAACACAATCTGTATGAAAATTTTGATTTCACAACTGGAGAAAAAACTTCTGGTTGCTCACTGACTGAAAAGACATCCACACAAAATAGAAGTCGCTCCTGCATTCAGTGTGGAAAGTTTTTCTCTAGTCATACGTACCTTGATGTCCATATGAGAATTCACAAAGGAGAGAAGCCTTTTACATGCAAACAGTGTGGAAGGAGTTTCACTGCCAAAGGAAGCCTAAACAGGCACATGAGCATTCACACCAGAGAAAAGCAGTTCACCTGCAAACAATGTGGAAAACATTTCTCTAAAAAGGGTCATCTTAAAGATCACATGAGTGTTCACACTGCAAAGAGACCTTTCATCTGCTCTCAATGTGGTAAAGGTTTCTATCAAAGAAAAATACTTGAAAAACATGAGACATTATACTGTAGACAGAAGCCTTACATATGTCCATACTGTGAAAAGAGTTTTAGACATAAAGCAAAACTGAACACCCATTTGAGAACCCACACTGGAGAAAACATGTTcaaatgtgatcagtgtggaaagagcttcagaTATAAAGCAACATTGAACACCCATTTGAGAGACCACACTGGAGAAAACCCGTTCGTATGCGATCAGTGTGGAAAGGGCTTCAGAAGTAAAGTAAATCTTACAATGCACAAAAGAGTTCACATTGTTCACAAACCAGATGGACCTGAAATGTCAGTTGCAATCCCATCAGTAGCACactgttttctattaaaaaagtaa